The genome window ATGGCCTGCGCTGCCGAGCAGCTGGGTGATGACAAAGGCATGGTCTGGCCGATCACGATCGCCCCTTATGACATATATATCGTCGTCTTGAACCCGCAGGAGAAAAATATCCAGACGCTCGCCGATGAAACGACTGCGTCTTTGATCCAGGCCGGTTTCGCGGTCATCGTTGACGACCGCGACCTTGCGGCGGGTGTAAAATTCACCGATGCCGAGCTGCTGGGTATGCCCATCCGCCTGACCATAGGACCCAAGGGCATAAAGAATAACCGTTTTGACATCAGCATAAGGCAAACCGGCGAAGTCAGTGAAACGAACAGGGCGTCGATAACCGCGCAGTGCCGCGAGATCAAAGAACGGCTCCTTGGGAGGATCAATGAATAACGCCGATCTGGAAAAGATCACGGCGCTGGTTCAGGGTATCGTCGAGGACATGAACATGCGCCTGTACGATGTACAGTTCAATCCCGTCTCGCGGATCCTGAGCGTGTTCATTGACAAAACGGCTGGCGGCGTCACGGTCGATGACTGCCGGCGCGTGAGTTCCCAGTTTTCGCAGGAGCTTGACAGCGCGGACCTGATCCCATCGTCATATACGCTTGAAGTCTCGTCGCCAGGCATCAACCGTGCGCTGAAAAAACTTGATCACTACAAATGGGCGCTGGGGAAAATTGCGGAGATCGACCTGGGCAAGACCAGGATAAAAGGTCACCTTCGGGACGTCAACGAGAGCGGCGTTACCATCGCCACCGACAGCGGCGAAGAATACATCGCCTTCAGCACCATTGTGAGAGCAAGAGTCATGGAGGAAATAGAACATGGCAAACGAAGATAATATAATAATTGACAATATGAAATCGATCGCCCGCTCCCGGGGCGTAAAATTCGACTACGTGGTTGATTCACTCGGTGAGGCGATCAAAAGCGGGATCAAGCGGAAATTCGGAAAAGGCGTCGAATCCGACGTCGTCGTCAACAAATCCACCGGCGAGATCCGGATCTTTATCGTCAAAAAGATCGTGGAGACGGTGACCGACAAGGACAAGGAGATCGACCTTGCCTCTGCCCAGGAAAAGAACAGCGATTACAAGGTCGGCGATGAATACCGGCTGCAGATCACTCTCTCCGACCTGGGCCGGACCGCCATTGAGTCCGTGAAACAGGCCCTGACCCAGCGCATCAGCGAAGCGGAACGGAACCGGATCCTGGCCGAATACGAAAAGAAGGTCGGCGAGATCGTGAAAGGCATAATCAAGGTCGTGAGTCGCAACGAAGTGCTGGTCGACCTCGGCCCGGTCGAAGCCACCATCCCAAGCTATGGTCTGATGCGCACCGAGCATTACCGCCTAAATTCGCCCCTGAGGGCGGTCGTGTTCAAGGTCGACCGCGCCCAGTGGGGACCCAAGATCATTCTTTCTCGGACCGACTCGAAGTTCCTGGAACGCCTGCTCTTTTACGAGATACCCGAGGTCAAGGATGGGATCATTCAGGTCGTAAAGATCGTGCGTGAACCAGGCGTCAGGGCAAAGGTCGCGGTGCAGACGATCGATCCCAAGATCGACCCGATCGGCGCATGCGTCGGTTACCGCGGCAGCCGGATCCAATCCGTAGTCAAGGAACTATCCGGGGAAAAGATCGATGTCATCCAGTGGTCAAAGGACGCCAACCTGCTGATCAACCGCAGCCTATCGCCAGCCAAGGTGAAGCTGGTGCTGGCTTTAAGCGAAGGGCACGTGTTGGCAGTCGTCCCGGATGATGATTATTCAAAAGCGATCGGCAAGAACGGCGTCAATGTGGACCTCGCCTCAAAATTGACCGGGATCGAGATCGAGATTAAAAAGGTCTCGGAATACAAGAAGGAACTCCAGGAAAAACTGCTGGCTGAAGCCAAAATCGAAGATGTGGAAGGGGTCAGCAAAACGTTAAAGAAGATACTGATCGAAAAGGGGTACACCAACGTCCTCAGCGTGCTCAAAGCCACGCCGGAAGAGCTCAAGTTCCTGCTGTCGCTGGATGATGAAGCCGTGACCAAGCTGTTGGAAAAACTAAGGCCTGCCGTACCGCCGCCGCCTGAGGAAGATAATGTCGTCCAATAAGGTCCACAACGTCGCCAAGACCTTCGGGCTTTCAAGCGACGCCCTGATCAAGCTGCTCGAAGAAATCGGCATCAAGGCTAAGGGCCATATGTCGACCCTCACCGAAGACGAGATCAATAAATTGAAGGCAAAGATCGCCGAGGAGAAAAGGCGGCTCAGGAAAGAATTCACCAGGCATCACGTCAGCGGCACGAAAGAAAAACCGAAAAAGATCAACGAAGCGGAGATCAAGCAAAAGATAAAATCGACCCTCGTGAAGATCGAGCGGCGGGAAACTAAGAAACATTACCGCAAAGAGGAAACGACACCGGCCCGCCAGGTCGCACAGCAAAAGGTCGTGGAAGTCACTGATTTCATGACCGTTGCCGAATTAGCGCAGGCGCTCGACGTAACGCCCAGCGAAGTGATCAAGAAATGCCTCGATCTGGGGGTCATGGCAAGTCTTAACCAACGTCTTGATCTCGATACGATATCCGTGCTCTGCGATGAATTCAAGTGCGTCATGAAATCCGTTACTGTGGAACAACACATCGCGCCGGAAGAACAGGGCGAGGTCGTTGAACGTCCGCCGGTCGTAACCATGATGGGCCACGTCGACCACGGCAAGACAACGCTGCTGGACGCCATCACCAAGTTGCGCATCGCGGAAACCGAGTACGGCCGGATCACGGAAAAGATGAGGGCTCACCAGATCGTCTACCATGACAAGAAAATAACTTTCTTCGATACGCCGGGTCATGAGGCATTCACCAGCATGCGGGCGCGCGGCGCTCAGGTCACGGACATTGTCGTGCTCGTCGTGGCCGCCGATGACGGGGTCATGCCGCAGACGATCGAAGCGATCGACCACGCCCGGGCCGCGAACGTCCCGATGATCGTCGCGATCAACAAGATCGATTCGCCCAAAGCCAACGTGAACCTGGTAAAGACGCAGCTCGCAAAAGCCAACGTCATCGTCGAGGATTTCGGCGGCAAGGCGATAAGCGTTGAAACATCGGCGATCAAGAATCAGGGCGTAACCGACCTGCTCGACGCGATCCTGGTCAAGGCCGAGGAACTCGGCCTTAAAGCCCCTCTTCAAAAGAAAGCCAAAGGCGTTGTCATCGAAGCGAAACAGGAACGGGGTAAGGGAAATGTATCGACCGTTCTTGTCCAGGAAGGCGTGCTCAGACGCGGTGATCCCTTTGTCTGCGGCTCGCTATCAGGACGGGTCCGCGAGATGCTGAACGAAAAGGGAGAACGCGTGGCAGAAGCCGGTCCTTCAACGCCGGTCTTTGTGCTCGGTTTCGGCGGTCTGCCCCAGGCGGGCGAACCATTCCTCGTCGTCGATGATGAACGCCAGGCGCGCGATCTGGCTTACCAGCGGGAAATGCTGGAGCGAAGCCGGAAAATGAAAGTGGCCAAGGCAAAGGTCACGCTGCTCGACCTACAAGAAAAGATCAAGAGTGGCGAAATGAAAGAATTAAGGATCCTGTTGAAGACCGATACGGCCGGTTCGCTCGAGGTACTCGACGAGAAACTTAATGAACTGACCATGGAAGAGGTCAGCATCAACATTATCCATAAAGGCGTCGGCAAGATCAGTGTATCCGACATCCTCCTGGCCGAGGTGACCGGTTCGATCTGCGTCGGTTTTCACGTGGGACCGGACACCAACGCCCTGGAAGCCGCCGAGCGCGAGGGGGTCGAAATACGAACCTATCGCCTGATCTACGAGGCGCTTGAAGACATCCGCGCCGCGATGGTCGGCATGCTCGAACCCAAGATCCAGGAGATCCTGATCGGCGAGGCCGAAGTGCGCGAAGTGTTCAACATCACCAAATTGGGACTGGTGGCAGGCAGCTATGTCAAGGACGGAAAGGTCATCCGCAACGCGATCGCTTCGATCCTGCGCAACAACAAGGAAATTGAGCGCGCCAAGATCACATCCCTAAAACGGTTCAAGGATGATGTTAAGGAAGTCGTCGCTGGCTATGAATGCGGCATTGGATTTGAAAACGTCGCGGACCTTGAAAAAGGTGATACCATCCAGTTCTACAAGGTGGAAGAAGTACAAAAGACCGATGCCGGATAAATGTTTCGTGGGCTATTGCAGCGTCGACCTGTTGATCGAGAACAGCCAGTCCCTCAAGGACAAACGCCGGGTCATCGCCAGTCTGAAAAAAAAGATCCATAACCAATTCAACGTATCGGTCTGCGAGTATGGAGATCTGTCATTGTGGCAGCGGACCCAGCTTGGCCTGGTTACCTGCAGCAACGACCAGCGGATCGTTGATTCGATCCTGAGAGAAGCGACTGAATACATTCAAAGAAGCGGCGTTGTGACCCTGCTAAACTCCAAATCCACGGTCATCCCGGCGGACGTATGAACGCGGCTGCCGTCCAAAAAGTACTCTAACCATGCGCGCCGAGCGAGTCGCTGCGCAGTTGGCGAAAGAACTGTCCGTGATCGTCAGCCGCGAGGTGAACGACCCGCGGCTGGGATTTGTGACCATCACGAAAGTATTCCTGACGCCGGACCTGAAAAACGCGATAATTTTTTTTACAACCATGGGAGATAAGAAGAGCGACCTGAAGACCCTGGAACACGCAAAAGGATTTGTCAGAACGCTGCTTGCCCAGCGGGTCAGCCTCAGGTTCATCCCCGAGATCGAGTTTCGGCTCGATGAAAGCTATGAGTATGAACAAAAAATGGAAAAACTTTTTGAACAGCTGGATAAGGACCATAAAAAAGAATGACCGCATCCTTATCGGCACGCACATAGATCCGGACAGCGACGGCATTTGCGCGGCGTTATGCGGCGCCGCGCTGGTCGAACATTTCACTAGAACAAAACCCCAGTTGTATTGTCAATCCGTGGTGCCATCCAAGCATTCATTCCTGATGGACGGCCGCGCCTTTCTTAACCGCCTGCCGGCGTTCGACCTGCTTATTGCCGTAGACTCGGCCGGCATTGACCGGGTGATCCCGGAAGATCATTTTAAAAAGATCCCCTGGAAACATAAAACCATCATCAATATCGACCACCACCGGAGCAATGACGGGTTCGGAGATGTCAACTACGTGGATGAAAAAGCATCTTCCGCATGCGAGATCATATACCGCATGTTCAAGGACCTAAAGGTCCCAATCACATCAAAGACTGCGGGGATCTTTTACAGCGGGATATACATCGAAACCGGAGGTTTCGCGTATCCTAACACAACCAACAGCGTGTTCGCGGTAGTGTCCGACCTGGTCAGCCGGGGGGTACAGCCATCGACGCTGGTTAAAAATCTGCACGGCAGAACGCTCCAGGGCACCCGCCTCCTGAGCGCGGTTCTCGACACCATCAAGATCAAAAAAGGCATCGGCGTTATGCATTTGTCGCTCGTGATGCTCGCCGAAACCGGCGCCCGGATGTCGGATTCCGAGCATTTCCTTTCTTTTCTACAGGCGATCACCGATGTCCACGTATCGGTGTTCCTGCGCGAGGAAAAGCGCGGGACGCGTGTCAGCTTGCGCAGCGACGGCCTGGTCGATGTGAATGAAGTGGCACGCCGGTTCGGCGGCGGCGGGCACCGGATGGCTGCCGGCATGCGTATGCCGCAAAAAATGACGATCGCCCAAAAACTGGTCCTCGCTGAGATCAGCCGGCATCTGAACGCGGACCGGCCCCGGCGTAAGTGAAACAACACTGTTTGTTACGCGATACATTCCCGGTACCAGGAATAAGAAAATGAAAATACTGCCAAGCGTGCGTGACGATATCACCCGCGAAGCGGTCTGCGTGGTGGGCGGTTTTGACGGTGTCCACCGCGGGCATCAGGCGCTGATCCAACGTGCGCTGGAGCTGGCTGGCACGCAGAAAAAAACCGGTGTCATAACGTTCGATCCCCTACCCATCTTTGTTCTTAAAACCAAGGAAATATTTTACCTGACGCCCCGGTGTGAAAAAGAAAAGCTGCTGGAGGTACTCGGACTTGATTTTATTTTTTACATCGACTTCACCGCGGAGTTCGCGGGTTTGACCCCCGAATCGTTCGCAAAGTACGTTCATAAAATGATCGCGCCGGCTTGGATTGTCGTCGGCGAGAACTTTCACTTTGGAAAGGACCGTAAGGGCTCGGCCAAGATCCTCAAAGACCTCGCGTCAGGAATGTTTGAAGTCGATATCGTACCGAAGGTCAAGGACGAAGGCACGATCTCCAGCACCCGGATCCGCGAACTCCTCCTGCTCGGCAACATCAAGGCGGCTAACCACCTTCTGGGCAGGGAATACGCAATCCACGGAGCGGTGGTCAAGGGGAAAGGAAAAGGCACGCATCTCGGTTTCCCCACCATAAACTTGCAGGTCGAGCAGGAAAAACTGCTGCCTCTTGATGGCGTCTACAAAGTAACGGTATTATTTGATAATGAAGAACACCTGGGCGGAATGTTCTGCCGTCACGGGTTGGTTGAAGTTCACATTATTGATTTCACCGGCGATCTTTATGATATTCCGGTCCAGGTAAGGATCCTGGAACGCATCAGGGATATCCGGCATTTTGCCGATGACGCTGCGCTGCGAACCGCGATCGCGCGGGATATTAAAAAAGTAAGCAACCTGCACCCTTAAAATCGTAACCTTCAGGTCCGTTCAAAATCCTGCAAATGCAGTCAGAGACTGCATCCCTTGACAATGCGTGCCTCGTGATTATAATATTATGAAGACTTATGATCAAAAAATACCCAACGCTTCAAAACCGGCACGAAGTCAAGCAGTATCTGCTGCCCACTCTGACCTACTACCTCCGCCTGCTGGAACTTCCCAACCTTGAACTTGAAACAATAATCAGGCAGGCGCTCGAGGAGAATCAGGTCCTGGAGGAAGTACCGCAGGACGAGGACACATCATCTGAAGAAACGCCGGCTACCGATGACAAAACCGGCGATACCGGAAAAGAAAAGGATGATTTTTCAATCCTGGAACTTTTTTCCGAGGCATCGACCGTCTCGACGGAACCGGTCGACGATGAATTCGATCCGCTGGACAACGCACCAGCGGATAGTGATCCGTTGTACTCCCACCTCCAGCGCCAGGCCGAAAGAAAATTCACGGGCAAGGACCTGGCGATCGCCGAGCTGATCATCAGTAATATAGAAGAAGACGGATACCTGGCCGCCTCGCCCGAAGAGATGGCTCAAGAGGACTACGATATCAGCGATATAAATAGGATCATCAGGGAGATCCAGCGGTTCGACCCGGTCGGATGCGCATGGCGCGACATAAAGGAACCGCTGCTTGCCCAACTCGAAGCGGGCGGCTATGCTCCCGACAGCATTGAATACATGCTGGTCAGGGACCACCTCGGCGAATTGAAACATAACCACGCTTCGGGTTTAATCAACTCGCTGAACATTTCGGAAGAACAGTATCTGAAAGCCAAGAAAGCCATAATGAAACTGAATCCGTGCCCCGGTCTTCAGTGTTCAGCCGCAATGCCCAGGTATGTCGTGCCGGATTTTGTCATTAAGTGGCAGGACAACCAGCTGATCGGGCATCTGAACGATAATGACAGCTCCCGCATCAGGGTCAAAACCTATTACCTGGAAATGCTCAAGAACAAGGCGAACCTGAAACCGGAGGAATATGAGTTCATCAAGAAAAAAGCCCAGTCTGCTCAGAACTTGATCATCGCCATTGAACAAAGGCGCAAAACCCTGCATAAGATCGTGAATCAGCTCTTGGAATACCAGCGGGACTTCTTTGAACGCGGTCCCGGCAATATGCGGCCCATAACCATGACCGAATTCGCCGGCATGCTCAATGTAAATCCCTCGACGATATCGCGCGCGATCGCCAACAAATATCTGGAATCGCCGTGGGGCATTCACAAGATGAAGTATTTTTTCAGCGCGCCGGTCGCCAAGATCGACAAACGGCTGATCCACGAAAAGATCAAGAACATTATCGCTCAGGAAGACAATTCGGCGCCCCTTTCGGACGCCCAGATCGCCAAGAAATTAAGCCGGGAGGGCATCATTCTTTCCCGGCGGACCGTGACCAAGTACCGCGAACTACTCAATATCCAGGCTCAACAGTTCAGACGCAAGATCTGAGCGCTGGATCTCTTCAGCACAAACTATTTGTTTAATATGTTGCGGTGGTCAAAAAGGGATTGAACGGATCATACCAGTTAGGGTATGATCGATACTATTCTTTTGCCGCCTTTTCGGTATGCAAATTGGACCCGGCCCGGAACCAGCGCATAAAGCGTAAAGTCGTTGCCGACGCCGATGTTCATGCCTGGATGGATCCGCGTTCCGCGCTGCCGCACGATGATCGTGCCCGCATTAACCTGATGGCCGTCAAACCTTTTCACGCCCAGCCTCTTGCCGGCTGAATCTCGTCCGTTTTTCGCAGTACCGGTACCTTTTTTATGTGCCATTTATCCTCCTAATATGTTCCCTGTAGCCTTAATCTTTTTTCACGATGATATCGGTGATCTCGACTTCAGTAAAATCTTGCCGGTGCCCGTGTTTGCGGCGATAGTTCTCCCGCCGCGTGAATTTGAAACCCATGACTTTGGATGATTTCCCGTGTTTCTTAACCAAACCCTTAACCTTAACGCCGTCGACATAGGGCTTGCCTACGACCGTATTGCCGTTTTCCTTGAACATCAGGACCTTGTCGAATTCGATATTTTTCCCGGGTTCTCCGATGCGGGCCGGGATTTTAATGTTCTCGCCTTTGGTCACGACATATTGAACGCCGTTGGTATTAATGACCGCGAACATTATTTACCTCCTTCAGTGCCCGTACCTGTACCCGGTTCGTGGGGGATCACCGGGCCGCCCTCGGTTGGTATGCCTGTCCCCTCTTCCGCGGGTAATTCCGTCTCCAATCCCTTTTGCACCGCGCTCTTCGCACTGGGCCGCCGTGATAGCAGAACCAGCGAAAGCGAGGTGACGAAAAATCCGATCGCCAGACCTGATGTCAATTTAATGAAAAACGGGGTCGAGCCCTTGCCGCCAAACAACGCATCCGTGCCGCCGCCGCCGCCGAAAACGCTGGACATGCCGGCGCCGCGCGACTGCTGAAGCAAAACAACGATGATCAGCAGGACGCAGATCAAAACATGAATGACCAAGATTATTCCGTACATTATATCTCCTTCAAGTATTTCATTCGATTTCTTTTCAAAATATCAGCGATATTTCAACAGATTTTAATTATACATATTGGCTTCAAAAAGTCAAGGGTTTATCTGAAATAACTCAATTACACAATTACATATTAACTTAATAACTATTATATTTAATGATTCTCGCGAATTCTTCAGCTTTCAGGCTTGCGCCGCCGACCAGCACGCCGTTCAGTTCCTTTTCCTTCATCAGCGTATCTATATTGTCGCCTTTGACGCTGCCGCCGTAAAGTATTGTCACCGGCTTGTTTATCTGGCTGCGGATGAACTTGTGTGCTTCCGACGCCTGCTGGGGCGTGGCGGTCTTGCCCGTGCCGATCGCCCAGACCGGTTCATAGGCAAAGATCATCTTGTGCACTTCGTTCTCAATGCCTTTCAATCCCCGCTGCAGTTGGGTCTTGAGCACTTCCTCGGTCTTACCCTGTTCCCTTTCTTTCTCGGTCTCGCCGGCGCAAAAGATCGAAATAAGCCCGATCTCGAGCGCCGTCTTAAGTTTTTTGTTTATCCACTCGTCAGTCTCGCCCATGACATGACGTCTTTCCGAATGCCCGATCAGCACGTATTCGCAGCCAGCGGCTTTTAAGAACAACCCTGAGATCTCGCCCGTGAAAGCTCCGCTTCTTTCCCAGTGCATGTTCTGACCGCCGAGTTTGAACCTGGTGTTTTTTATTATTTCAGCCACATGAGGCAATGAGGTAAATGGCGGTATCAGAATGACATCGCGGTCCTTTACATCGCCAGCAAGTTCCAGGAGTTTCAAGACCAGCGCTCTGGATTCTGCTGGGTCCTTGTTCATCTTCCAATTTCCCGCTATGACAGGCACCATTTATTTCTCCTTCAGTACTTTAACTCCTGGCAGTTCAATGCCTTCCAGGAATTCCAGCGACGCGCCGCCGCCTGTGGAAACGTGACTGATTTTATCCGCCAGGTTGAATTTTTCCAGCGCCGCGACCGAATCACCGCCGCCCACGACTGAAACCGCGCCTTTGGCAGTGGCGTCAGCGACCGCCTTAGCGATCTCTACCGTACCCTTGGCAAACTCTTCGATCTCGAAGATCCCCATGGGACCATTCCAGACAATGGTCTTTGCCTTGCCGATCAGAACCTTAATGTCTCCGATAGATCTGAATCCGATATCCACGCCCATCATATCCGCCGGTATCTTATCCGCGGCCACGACGGTTCCTTTAATGCCGGGTTTTGCTTCTTTGGCTACGACGATATCCGCCGGCAGATACAGCTTTTTATCTCCCAGTAGATTTTTTGCCTCAGCGATAAATTCATCCTCACAAAGCGATTTACCGACCGCATAACCCTTTGCCTTGTAGAAGGTAAAGCACATGCCGCCACCGATCACCAGGTTGTCGACGAGTTTAAGGAGATTTTTCAGTACGCCGATTTTGGTTGATACTTTCGCGCCGCCGATAATCGCCACGAGCGGTCTTTTCGCACTTTTAAGGACCCCATCGAGATATCGCACTTCCTTTTCCATAAGAAAACCGGCTGCGGGTTCTTTAAAATAATGCGCCATGCCTTCGGTCGAAGCGTGCGCGCGGTGTGCCGAACCGAAAGCGTCGTTCACGTAGAGATCAGCAAGCGCAGCCAACTCTTCGGCAAAATCGGAATCGTTTTTTTCTTCCTCGGCGTGGAACCTCAGATTTTCCAGGAGCAGAACATCGCCTTTTTTCAACCCCGTGACGATCTTTTTTACTTCAACGCCCACACAATCGCCGGCAAACATCACCTTTCTGCCCAGTAATTGTTCAAGCCTTTTTGCCAC of bacterium contains these proteins:
- the rimP gene encoding ribosome maturation factor RimP; the encoded protein is MNNADLEKITALVQGIVEDMNMRLYDVQFNPVSRILSVFIDKTAGGVTVDDCRRVSSQFSQELDSADLIPSSYTLEVSSPGINRALKKLDHYKWALGKIAEIDLGKTRIKGHLRDVNESGVTIATDSGEEYIAFSTIVRARVMEEIEHGKRR
- the nusA gene encoding transcription termination factor NusA, whose amino-acid sequence is MANEDNIIIDNMKSIARSRGVKFDYVVDSLGEAIKSGIKRKFGKGVESDVVVNKSTGEIRIFIVKKIVETVTDKDKEIDLASAQEKNSDYKVGDEYRLQITLSDLGRTAIESVKQALTQRISEAERNRILAEYEKKVGEIVKGIIKVVSRNEVLVDLGPVEATIPSYGLMRTEHYRLNSPLRAVVFKVDRAQWGPKIILSRTDSKFLERLLFYEIPEVKDGIIQVVKIVREPGVRAKVAVQTIDPKIDPIGACVGYRGSRIQSVVKELSGEKIDVIQWSKDANLLINRSLSPAKVKLVLALSEGHVLAVVPDDDYSKAIGKNGVNVDLASKLTGIEIEIKKVSEYKKELQEKLLAEAKIEDVEGVSKTLKKILIEKGYTNVLSVLKATPEELKFLLSLDDEAVTKLLEKLRPAVPPPPEEDNVVQ
- the infB gene encoding translation initiation factor IF-2; amino-acid sequence: MSSNKVHNVAKTFGLSSDALIKLLEEIGIKAKGHMSTLTEDEINKLKAKIAEEKRRLRKEFTRHHVSGTKEKPKKINEAEIKQKIKSTLVKIERRETKKHYRKEETTPARQVAQQKVVEVTDFMTVAELAQALDVTPSEVIKKCLDLGVMASLNQRLDLDTISVLCDEFKCVMKSVTVEQHIAPEEQGEVVERPPVVTMMGHVDHGKTTLLDAITKLRIAETEYGRITEKMRAHQIVYHDKKITFFDTPGHEAFTSMRARGAQVTDIVVLVVAADDGVMPQTIEAIDHARAANVPMIVAINKIDSPKANVNLVKTQLAKANVIVEDFGGKAISVETSAIKNQGVTDLLDAILVKAEELGLKAPLQKKAKGVVIEAKQERGKGNVSTVLVQEGVLRRGDPFVCGSLSGRVREMLNEKGERVAEAGPSTPVFVLGFGGLPQAGEPFLVVDDERQARDLAYQREMLERSRKMKVAKAKVTLLDLQEKIKSGEMKELRILLKTDTAGSLEVLDEKLNELTMEEVSINIIHKGVGKISVSDILLAEVTGSICVGFHVGPDTNALEAAEREGVEIRTYRLIYEALEDIRAAMVGMLEPKIQEILIGEAEVREVFNITKLGLVAGSYVKDGKVIRNAIASILRNNKEIERAKITSLKRFKDDVKEVVAGYECGIGFENVADLEKGDTIQFYKVEEVQKTDAG
- a CDS encoding DUF503 domain-containing protein produces the protein MPDKCFVGYCSVDLLIENSQSLKDKRRVIASLKKKIHNQFNVSVCEYGDLSLWQRTQLGLVTCSNDQRIVDSILREATEYIQRSGVVTLLNSKSTVIPADV
- the rbfA gene encoding 30S ribosome-binding factor RbfA — protein: MRAERVAAQLAKELSVIVSREVNDPRLGFVTITKVFLTPDLKNAIIFFTTMGDKKSDLKTLEHAKGFVRTLLAQRVSLRFIPEIEFRLDESYEYEQKMEKLFEQLDKDHKKE
- a CDS encoding bifunctional oligoribonuclease/PAP phosphatase NrnA; amino-acid sequence: MNKKWKNFLNSWIRTIKKNDRILIGTHIDPDSDGICAALCGAALVEHFTRTKPQLYCQSVVPSKHSFLMDGRAFLNRLPAFDLLIAVDSAGIDRVIPEDHFKKIPWKHKTIINIDHHRSNDGFGDVNYVDEKASSACEIIYRMFKDLKVPITSKTAGIFYSGIYIETGGFAYPNTTNSVFAVVSDLVSRGVQPSTLVKNLHGRTLQGTRLLSAVLDTIKIKKGIGVMHLSLVMLAETGARMSDSEHFLSFLQAITDVHVSVFLREEKRGTRVSLRSDGLVDVNEVARRFGGGGHRMAAGMRMPQKMTIAQKLVLAEISRHLNADRPRRK
- the ribF gene encoding riboflavin biosynthesis protein RibF, which encodes MKILPSVRDDITREAVCVVGGFDGVHRGHQALIQRALELAGTQKKTGVITFDPLPIFVLKTKEIFYLTPRCEKEKLLEVLGLDFIFYIDFTAEFAGLTPESFAKYVHKMIAPAWIVVGENFHFGKDRKGSAKILKDLASGMFEVDIVPKVKDEGTISSTRIRELLLLGNIKAANHLLGREYAIHGAVVKGKGKGTHLGFPTINLQVEQEKLLPLDGVYKVTVLFDNEEHLGGMFCRHGLVEVHIIDFTGDLYDIPVQVRILERIRDIRHFADDAALRTAIARDIKKVSNLHP
- the rpoN gene encoding RNA polymerase factor sigma-54; translated protein: MIKKYPTLQNRHEVKQYLLPTLTYYLRLLELPNLELETIIRQALEENQVLEEVPQDEDTSSEETPATDDKTGDTGKEKDDFSILELFSEASTVSTEPVDDEFDPLDNAPADSDPLYSHLQRQAERKFTGKDLAIAELIISNIEEDGYLAASPEEMAQEDYDISDINRIIREIQRFDPVGCAWRDIKEPLLAQLEAGGYAPDSIEYMLVRDHLGELKHNHASGLINSLNISEEQYLKAKKAIMKLNPCPGLQCSAAMPRYVVPDFVIKWQDNQLIGHLNDNDSSRIRVKTYYLEMLKNKANLKPEEYEFIKKKAQSAQNLIIAIEQRRKTLHKIVNQLLEYQRDFFERGPGNMRPITMTEFAGMLNVNPSTISRAIANKYLESPWGIHKMKYFFSAPVAKIDKRLIHEKIKNIIAQEDNSAPLSDAQIAKKLSREGIILSRRTVTKYRELLNIQAQQFRRKI
- the rpmA gene encoding 50S ribosomal protein L27 encodes the protein MAHKKGTGTAKNGRDSAGKRLGVKRFDGHQVNAGTIIVRQRGTRIHPGMNIGVGNDFTLYALVPGRVQFAYRKGGKRIVSIIP
- the rplU gene encoding 50S ribosomal protein L21, yielding MFAVINTNGVQYVVTKGENIKIPARIGEPGKNIEFDKVLMFKENGNTVVGKPYVDGVKVKGLVKKHGKSSKVMGFKFTRRENYRRKHGHRQDFTEVEITDIIVKKD
- the secG gene encoding preprotein translocase subunit SecG, which encodes MYGIILVIHVLICVLLIIVVLLQQSRGAGMSSVFGGGGGTDALFGGKGSTPFFIKLTSGLAIGFFVTSLSLVLLSRRPSAKSAVQKGLETELPAEEGTGIPTEGGPVIPHEPGTGTGTEGGK
- the tpiA gene encoding triose-phosphate isomerase, which codes for MVPVIAGNWKMNKDPAESRALVLKLLELAGDVKDRDVILIPPFTSLPHVAEIIKNTRFKLGGQNMHWERSGAFTGEISGLFLKAAGCEYVLIGHSERRHVMGETDEWINKKLKTALEIGLISIFCAGETEKEREQGKTEEVLKTQLQRGLKGIENEVHKMIFAYEPVWAIGTGKTATPQQASEAHKFIRSQINKPVTILYGGSVKGDNIDTLMKEKELNGVLVGGASLKAEEFARIIKYNSY
- a CDS encoding phosphoglycerate kinase, producing MAKLSVKDLSFDGKKVFVRVDFNVPLDDKMNITDDTRIQASLDTIQYILKHGGIPVLASHLGRPKGKVDPKQSLAPVAKRLEQLLGRKVMFAGDCVGVEVKKIVTGLKKGDVLLLENLRFHAEEEKNDSDFAEELAALADLYVNDAFGSAHRAHASTEGMAHYFKEPAAGFLMEKEVRYLDGVLKSAKRPLVAIIGGAKVSTKIGVLKNLLKLVDNLVIGGGMCFTFYKAKGYAVGKSLCEDEFIAEAKNLLGDKKLYLPADIVVAKEAKPGIKGTVVAADKIPADMMGVDIGFRSIGDIKVLIGKAKTIVWNGPMGIFEIEEFAKGTVEIAKAVADATAKGAVSVVGGGDSVAALEKFNLADKISHVSTGGGASLEFLEGIELPGVKVLKEK